The stretch of DNA AGATGATCGTTTTCCCCATATCATGGTGAAGCTGCAGCAATTCATCCTGCATATCTTTGCGAATCAACGGATCGAGCGCACTGAACGCTTCATCCATCAATAAAATATCCGGTCCGTTGGCAAGGGCTCTCGCCAAACCGACACGCTGCTGCATCCCGCCGCTCAATTGTTTCGGATATTGATCCTCATAGCCTGCAAGGCCGACCAGTTTCAATGATTCCAAAGCCTTCTCCCGACGTTGCTCTTTGGACACTCCTTTGATCTCCAAACCGTATTCCGTATTTTCCAGGATTGTTTTATGCGGAAAGAGGGCAAAATTTTGAAAGACCATGCCGATTTTATTCCGTCTTACTTCCCGGAGTTGTTCTTTGTTCATCTTGACGATGTCTTCGCCATCCAGCAGAATTTCGCCCATTGTCGGATCAATCAGCCGGTTCAACATCCGGACCAATGTCGATTTTCCGCTCCCGGACAATCCCATGATGACAAAGATTTCCCCTTCGTAAATATCGAAGGACGCATCATTGACCCCGACCGTCGCTCCGGTCGCTTGCAGGATCTCCCGTTTGCTCTTTTTTTCATTCAGCATTCGGGCTGCACGCTTCATGTTTTTCCCGAAGATTTTCGTTATCTTTTTCACTTGTATCTTCTTGACAAGACTCTGGTCACTCATTTGTACACTCCTTACCTTTTGTAAACCTGCGAACCTAATCAATTATAGATGTAATCAAATTGAAATACAACCGTAATTTCCGAATGAATTGTTTGTACGGTAAAAACTGTACTAACCATAATAAATATAAATTGATTTTTTCGGGAAACTATAATACGCTAGATTGCAGCGATAACAGTGGAGGTAACGCTTTATGGACGGTAGGGAAAAACTTGATAAAGCCCGGGAACGGATCATTGAAACCATTGCCGAAAATATTCATCTCTACGGTCTGACACCTTCATCCGGTAGACAATACGGTGCCATGTATTTTCATGATGAACCATTGACTCTAGATGAAATGACCGAAATGCTCGGCATGAGCAAAACTAGCATGAGCACATCCGTACGAGCTCTTTCCGATTTGAAATTGGTGGAACGCGCCTGGAAACGGGGCGTCCGAAAAGACCTGTACCAAGTGAAAGATGATTGGTATCAAAGTTTCATTGATCTTTTTTCGATAAAATGGAGGAGGGCCATTTCACTCCATTCCGTTGCAGTCAGGCGATCATTGAAAGAATTGGGCGAACTGTTGCAGGATGAATCGATTGATGACGATCTGCGGAAAAGCGTGGAGAAGGATATAGCGAAGCTTGAATACATGCGGGACTATTATGATTGGCTCGATCGATTGGTCGATGCGTTCGAAGATCATGAAATCTTTGACCTTGTCCCAATTGATAAAAATCAAGATAAATGATAAAAAACGGCAGACGAGCCAAAGCTTGTCCGCCGTTTTTCTATTGGTTCATACTACCTCGGCAGGCACCGGTATTGAACCTGCCATTTCAACATCCTCGTGCTCCGGCTGTGGTTCGGGTACTTGGAAGAATTCTGCGTTGGAACGGAGCGTGTCGGATAATGCGGCCAGATCCAGCCCCGCCTTTTCCACTTGCACCATCGCCTCATGCTGTTCTTGGAAGGAATGGAGCATTCGGACGGCATTCTCTTTATTTTTCAGGGAAACTTGTTCCACTTGAACGGTCACATTTTCGAGTAATGGGACAGCCGTCTCCAATGTATGCAGATGATCGGACATGATCAACAGCTTTTCATTCAAAGCTCTAATTTGGACGGCAGCTTCTTGGAAATGTTGCCCGTTCTCCGTCGTGACGATTTGGAAGACCGCCCCTTTTTCTTTCATCGTTTCCACGTTCGAAGCCGAGTCATGGACACTCTGTTCCATGCCGATCAACATGTCCTTTATTTTCTCGGTGGCGTCATTTGATTGTTCCGCCAGTCGCTGCACCTCATTTGCCACGACTAAAAATCCAGCCCCCGCACTTCCTGCACGCGTTGCTTCGATTTTTGCGTTCAGCGCGAGCATCCGTGTCTGCTCTGTCACATGCGCAATCAAGTTGACGATTTGGTCCAATGATTCGCATTTCCCTTGAAGCTCTCCGATCGTTTGCACGACTTGACGCATGCTGTCAAAAAAGAGCTGCATGGAATCGGCAGCCGCCGCAACCGACATTTCTCCGGTATTCGCAACCTGCTCCGTCCTGGCCGACAAGCGGGAAACGTCTTCCATCTCCCCAAAAAGGCCATGCAATGATTCCTTCATATGGTGAAACGCCTGCTGCTGCTGAGCAGACACCGACACCGTCTCATTCGCCACCGTCCCCAATTCAGAGACGATATCTTTTACGAGTTCATTTTTAGCCAACAGAACAGTTGAATTCTGTTGTAATTGTTGTCCCGTATTCAAAAGCCGGGTGCTCGTTTGTTGAACTCCCACCAACATTTGCGACATGCTCGCAATCATCATTTGAAAACTTTTATTCAACGAACGGATTTCGGGGATGTTGGATTTCGCAGTCAAATCCACCCGCAAATCCCCTTCCCTTACAACCCGCATCTTCTGCTGCAGCTGAATCATCGGATTCGTCATGTTCCGGATAATCCATGAGATCAATAAGATTCCTAGCAGGAGAGATATGATAATGGTCACAAAGACGAAAACCGCCATTTGCTGCGTAGCTGCCAAGTAATCGTGATCCGGGATGGCAATGATGTACTCCCCACCTAATTCCTGAATTTCAAAAAAGCTCAGCGTATAAGGCTCGCCGCCAATTGTTTCATGAAGTACCCCTTTGCGATCTTCCCGGATTTTACTCAAAACGGAGGGAGAAATGGGCAAATCCCGATTTTTACTTATTGAAAAAGGGATCAACTTTTCCCCTTCCAAATAAAACATATCCGCACGATAGCCGGATTGAACCAACGAAACATGCTGGCGCTTGACGACCGCTTCCAGCTCACTCATGAATCGACCACGGTCTCTGACATGGGCAAGCATCAATGTTTTGGCCAAATCATTGATAATATGGACTTCCCTTTCCAGTCGGGAGGAAACAAGGTCGATCGTATTTTCTTTTGATTTCTCATATGTAACGAAGCCGATACATGTCGTCGACACAAGTAAAATGGAGGAGATGGCCGTCATGAGACGGTATTTGAAAGACCATTCCACCCTTGTGACGGCTGACTGCCTTTTCAATCGAACGACCCGCATCCCCTTAACTTTCTGTATCCATTTCCTCAATCCAATAACCACCCTCCAGGAATATGTACTCAATTTTAAATCAGGATTATTGAGTCTTTGTAAAGAGGTTGTAAAGAATTGATATGATTTTGGAAATGCTAGGCAGGATGGACTGGTGAATCTAAAAAACCCTCTGACATTTCCGGTCAGAAGGCTCTCCTTTCATTTCACTTCAACAGTATGTTCTTCGTGTTCATGCAGCCCGTCTTCATTTTCTACATGGATTTGGATATGGAACGTGCCCGGTTCTTGGAAAGTATGGGTCGCTGCGTATTCGCCGGCTTGGATCTCTTTTGCATCCACCCAATCTTTTGCATTTTCGTTCCCTTCGTTCCAAATTTCATAACGGACGTTTGCTCGCTCCAATGGATGACCGTCCATTTGGAGGTGGACTATCAATTCTTGCTCTTCCTCCGCCGCGACAGCTTCCGGTTTCTCGAAATGCATGGAGAACCCATCCGCATGACCGTGCTCATGTCCAGCTTCCTCTTCCTGAACCGCCTCATAGTTGCCACCGCCACCGACTGTCACTTCTTTTTTCGGCATCGTGTGCATGCCCCTTGCATCCACGTGGACTTGGATGTGGAATAGGCCGTCATGGTCGAATGTCGTGTCGGCAGTGTACAGCCCCTCTTTCGCATTCGTTGAATCGATCATGACACTGTCATCTTTCTTGCCCTCTTCCCAAACTTCAAAAACGACTTTGTCCGCATCTTCGACTTTTTCGTCTCCTTGCGTCACAAGCGCTTCCATCTTCACTGTTTCTCCGATCTCCACTTGCTCCGTCACTGTTAGCTCGACTGCTATCGGTAAGATCTCTTCCGGTTCGGTGCTCACTTCCGGCTCTTCATTTTTCCCGCAAGCGGCCAGTACTGCAAGGGTCATTCCGATCAATAACCACCCTAAAATCCGTTTCATCCGTCTTCCTCCTATACCATTTTTCTTCCCGTAAATCTGTAACTTCAGTATGATTATAAAAGATAGTTGCGAACTATTGGTGAAGAATTGTATTTCATATAGTTTTCACAAATGTATTAGACACTAAAGGTAAAAGAACTGCGATGGAAATGAGGTATGGCAGATGAAGCAAACGACAATCTTAATCATAGACGATGAAGAGCAGATGAGAAAACTGATCCGGACCTTCCTCGAAAAAGAAGGCTACGCGGTCCTTGAAGCGTCGGACGGGATCCAGGCATTATCTCTCGTCGAAAAGGAAGAGCCCCATTTATGCATTGTGGATGTCATGATGCCCTATATGGATGGTTTCACCTTTGCCAGGGAGGTGAAACGGATTTCCACTGTCCCCCTCATCTTCCTATCCGCGAAAGGCGAAGAATGGGATAAAATCCAAGGATTGAAATTGGGTGGCGATGATTACATCGTGAAACCTTTCCTCCCTGGCGAACTGTTGGCACGCGTGGAATCCGTCCTGCGCCGGACATATCAGCAGCGTCAATCCGAAGATGTTTTACGGGCTGGACCACTTGTCATCAATCAGACATCCCATACAGTCACCTTGAACGGCAAACCACTCTCGTTGACTCTGAAAGAATTTGGGGTACTGCATCTTCTAGCAAGCAACAAAGGCCGCGTCTATTCGCGGGAACAATTGCTCCATCTTGTCTGGGGTGATGAACATCAAAGCAGCGAACGGACCGTGGATACCCATATTAAGACATTGCGCCTGAAGATGGGCGATGACGGACAAATGATCGAAACGGTTTGGGGAGTCGGCTACAAGTTTGAGGTGTAATGATGAAAAGCCCGACATTGAGCAAGAAAATACTGATCGTCCTTCTGACGAGCATCGGATTCACTATCTTATTCTCTTTCTTTTTCATCCATTATCTTTACTCGGAGCTCTATTTGGACAGTATTGAAGAATCGATCATCTACCAAGGGAAACGGACAGCATCCCATTATCACTACGGGGAATTAAGTGACGAGATCATTGACAAGATTCGATGGTATAACATCGTCTCGGAATATGAAATTATCGTAGTGGATAATTTAGAGGAGCTCTCCTCCTACTTCCCCTACAAGATCAACTATGAGACGTTGGTGGATGAGAAGGACCATGCCCAATTGGAAAGAGGGGCCTATGTCGAGAAGAAAGGGTATGTGGAGGAGCTGAACCGGGACATTTTGGGTGCCATTTTTCCGATTAAGGGAGAAGACGGCCTCATCGGTTTCATTTACATTTATGTACCGCTTGCCGCAATCCAGGATGTTTTCCGGGAGAGCATCCCCTTACTTATCATTGTCGGTTCCTTATTCTTTTTCGTCCTGTTCCTTGTCGTCAATCGGGCGTGGCACTCCCTTTTCAAGCCTTTGAAGGACTTACAACAACTTTCCTACGAGGTGTCCCAAGGGAACTACTCCAACCGGATTGAGACGGAGCGGGAAGATGAAATCGGCCAACTGACGAAAGCATTCAATACGATGAGTCTGTCTTTAGAAGAGCAGGAAGAACGGAAAAAGGAGTTCACTTCGAATATCGTGCATGAACTGCGGACTCCTTTGACTTACATTTCCGGCTATACGCATGCGTTGAAAGAGAAAATCTATTCCTCCCCAGAGGAAGCCGAAAGTTATTTGCAGACGATGGAGAAAGAAACGGAGAGACTGAACAAATTGATCTATGATTTGGCCGACCTCAATCATTTGCAGCAGGATCTCTATACGATCGATTGGCAACCGATTGCCGTCGCCCAGTTATTGTATGATACGTTGGATTTATTCAGCATCCATCTCAAGGAAAAAAAGCTTCTTCTCGATTTGTATCTGGAAGAGGATACGATCTTGTCAGGCGATCCG from Bacillus sp. OxB-1 encodes:
- a CDS encoding quaternary amine ABC transporter ATP-binding protein, with the protein product MSDQSLVKKIQVKKITKIFGKNMKRAARMLNEKKSKREILQATGATVGVNDASFDIYEGEIFVIMGLSGSGKSTLVRMLNRLIDPTMGEILLDGEDIVKMNKEQLREVRRNKIGMVFQNFALFPHKTILENTEYGLEIKGVSKEQRREKALESLKLVGLAGYEDQYPKQLSGGMQQRVGLARALANGPDILLMDEAFSALDPLIRKDMQDELLQLHHDMGKTIIFITHDLDEALRIGDRIALMKDGEVVQVGTPEEILMSPSNEYVERFVEDVDLSKVLTAGHIMKKADTVQIDRGPRVALRLMKRLRISSIYVVDSGNRLLGAVTAQDAVQAVETGKTLEEVLITDFPMIPADTVLTDLFDIVSTTAIPVAVIDERRKLEGIIIRGALIGALSGDNQFINNNGTIESAEQVNEEVDGNE
- a CDS encoding GbsR/MarR family transcriptional regulator: MDGREKLDKARERIIETIAENIHLYGLTPSSGRQYGAMYFHDEPLTLDEMTEMLGMSKTSMSTSVRALSDLKLVERAWKRGVRKDLYQVKDDWYQSFIDLFSIKWRRAISLHSVAVRRSLKELGELLQDESIDDDLRKSVEKDIAKLEYMRDYYDWLDRLVDAFEDHEIFDLVPIDKNQDK
- a CDS encoding methyl-accepting chemotaxis protein, giving the protein MRKWIQKVKGMRVVRLKRQSAVTRVEWSFKYRLMTAISSILLVSTTCIGFVTYEKSKENTIDLVSSRLEREVHIINDLAKTLMLAHVRDRGRFMSELEAVVKRQHVSLVQSGYRADMFYLEGEKLIPFSISKNRDLPISPSVLSKIREDRKGVLHETIGGEPYTLSFFEIQELGGEYIIAIPDHDYLAATQQMAVFVFVTIIISLLLGILLISWIIRNMTNPMIQLQQKMRVVREGDLRVDLTAKSNIPEIRSLNKSFQMMIASMSQMLVGVQQTSTRLLNTGQQLQQNSTVLLAKNELVKDIVSELGTVANETVSVSAQQQQAFHHMKESLHGLFGEMEDVSRLSARTEQVANTGEMSVAAAADSMQLFFDSMRQVVQTIGELQGKCESLDQIVNLIAHVTEQTRMLALNAKIEATRAGSAGAGFLVVANEVQRLAEQSNDATEKIKDMLIGMEQSVHDSASNVETMKEKGAVFQIVTTENGQHFQEAAVQIRALNEKLLIMSDHLHTLETAVPLLENVTVQVEQVSLKNKENAVRMLHSFQEQHEAMVQVEKAGLDLAALSDTLRSNAEFFQVPEPQPEHEDVEMAGSIPVPAEVV
- a CDS encoding FixH family protein, translating into MKRILGWLLIGMTLAVLAACGKNEEPEVSTEPEEILPIAVELTVTEQVEIGETVKMEALVTQGDEKVEDADKVVFEVWEEGKKDDSVMIDSTNAKEGLYTADTTFDHDGLFHIQVHVDARGMHTMPKKEVTVGGGGNYEAVQEEEAGHEHGHADGFSMHFEKPEAVAAEEEQELIVHLQMDGHPLERANVRYEIWNEGNENAKDWVDAKEIQAGEYAATHTFQEPGTFHIQIHVENEDGLHEHEEHTVEVK
- a CDS encoding response regulator transcription factor → MKQTTILIIDDEEQMRKLIRTFLEKEGYAVLEASDGIQALSLVEKEEPHLCIVDVMMPYMDGFTFAREVKRISTVPLIFLSAKGEEWDKIQGLKLGGDDYIVKPFLPGELLARVESVLRRTYQQRQSEDVLRAGPLVINQTSHTVTLNGKPLSLTLKEFGVLHLLASNKGRVYSREQLLHLVWGDEHQSSERTVDTHIKTLRLKMGDDGQMIETVWGVGYKFEV
- a CDS encoding sensor histidine kinase; this translates as MKSPTLSKKILIVLLTSIGFTILFSFFFIHYLYSELYLDSIEESIIYQGKRTASHYHYGELSDEIIDKIRWYNIVSEYEIIVVDNLEELSSYFPYKINYETLVDEKDHAQLERGAYVEKKGYVEELNRDILGAIFPIKGEDGLIGFIYIYVPLAAIQDVFRESIPLLIIVGSLFFFVLFLVVNRAWHSLFKPLKDLQQLSYEVSQGNYSNRIETEREDEIGQLTKAFNTMSLSLEEQEERKKEFTSNIVHELRTPLTYISGYTHALKEKIYSSPEEAESYLQTMEKETERLNKLIYDLADLNHLQQDLYTIDWQPIAVAQLLYDTLDLFSIHLKEKKLLLDLYLEEDTILSGDPKRLQQVFYNTLDNAIKYSLHGGRISVTLKEEADSIVFQVTNGGTVIDEEDIGRIGERFFRTDKARNRTTGGTGLGLSIVKEIVRLHGGSFQIASSPDSGTTITIHLPGMNGDEEGVK